One genomic segment of Burkholderia pyrrocinia includes these proteins:
- a CDS encoding GntR family transcriptional regulator, translating into MKSPTDDRWQDLRPDPDNDTPLYLQLARKLGDAIHDNRWTAGEALPSERVLSDALGVSRITARKAIALLVEQGLIRRTQGAGNFIQPRYEDPLSRLSSFSEMLERRGFKPSSQWLAREIQPANRDEVIQLGLSPAASVTRLKRLRLADGIVMAVENSTFPATLIPDPQAIGGSLYSYLEARGTPIVRALQHFRAVNATDEIAEQMGIAPHDALLLITRIGYTSDQRAIELTDTYCRNDYYDFVVELRK; encoded by the coding sequence ATGAAGTCACCCACGGACGACCGCTGGCAGGACCTGCGCCCCGACCCAGACAACGACACGCCGCTCTACCTGCAACTCGCCCGCAAGCTCGGCGACGCGATCCACGACAACCGCTGGACGGCCGGCGAGGCACTGCCGTCCGAGCGCGTGCTGTCCGATGCGCTCGGCGTGTCGCGCATCACCGCACGCAAGGCGATCGCGCTGCTCGTCGAGCAGGGCTTGATCCGCCGCACGCAAGGCGCGGGCAACTTCATCCAGCCGCGCTACGAGGATCCGCTGTCGCGGCTGTCGAGCTTCAGCGAAATGCTCGAGCGCCGCGGCTTCAAGCCGAGTTCTCAATGGCTTGCACGCGAGATCCAGCCCGCGAACCGCGACGAGGTGATCCAGCTCGGGCTGTCGCCGGCCGCGTCGGTCACGCGCCTGAAGCGCCTGCGCCTCGCAGACGGCATCGTGATGGCCGTCGAGAACTCGACCTTCCCCGCGACGCTGATTCCCGATCCGCAGGCGATCGGCGGTTCGCTGTACAGCTATCTCGAAGCGCGCGGCACGCCGATCGTGCGCGCGCTGCAACATTTCCGCGCGGTCAACGCGACCGACGAGATCGCCGAACAAATGGGCATCGCGCCGCATGACGCGCTGCTGCTGATCACGCGGATCGGCTATACGTCAGACCAGCGCGCGATCGAGCTGACCGATACCTACTGCCGCAACGACTACTACGACTTCGTCGTCGAGCTGCGCAAGTAA
- a CDS encoding aldo/keto reductase, with protein MTDTIATVVLPDGETIPKLGQGTWEMGERPARRADEIAALREGVELGMTLVDTAEMYGEGATEALVGEALAGLRDDVFLVSKVYPHHAGRRGVVAACDASLKRLRTDRLDLYLLHWRGSVPLEETVEGFEALRRAGKIRHWGVSNFDTADMAELVDDAGGGACATNQILYNIARRGPEFDLLPWLAEQRMPAMAYSPVDHGRLPKRSPLDEIARQRGVSVMHVALAWVLAQPGVFAIPKASRIEHVRDNRAALDFVLSDDERAQLDAYFRPPRSKRALEML; from the coding sequence ATGACAGACACGATCGCCACGGTCGTCCTGCCGGACGGCGAGACGATTCCGAAGCTCGGCCAGGGCACTTGGGAAATGGGCGAGCGGCCGGCCCGCCGCGCGGACGAGATCGCCGCGTTGCGCGAAGGTGTCGAACTCGGGATGACGCTGGTCGACACCGCCGAGATGTACGGCGAAGGCGCGACCGAGGCGCTCGTCGGCGAGGCGCTCGCCGGGCTGCGCGACGACGTGTTCCTCGTCAGCAAGGTCTATCCGCACCATGCGGGCCGGCGCGGCGTCGTCGCCGCGTGCGATGCGAGCCTCAAGCGCCTGCGTACCGATCGCCTCGACCTGTACCTGCTGCACTGGCGCGGCTCGGTGCCGCTCGAGGAGACGGTCGAGGGCTTCGAGGCGCTGCGGCGAGCGGGCAAGATCCGTCACTGGGGTGTGAGCAACTTCGATACGGCCGACATGGCCGAGCTCGTCGACGACGCAGGCGGCGGCGCGTGCGCGACCAACCAGATCCTCTACAACATCGCGCGGCGCGGCCCGGAATTCGACCTGCTGCCGTGGTTGGCCGAACAGCGGATGCCGGCGATGGCGTACAGCCCGGTCGATCACGGGCGGCTGCCGAAGCGCTCGCCGCTCGACGAGATCGCGCGGCAGCGCGGTGTGTCGGTGATGCACGTCGCGCTGGCATGGGTACTCGCGCAGCCGGGTGTATTCGCGATCCCGAAGGCGTCGCGGATCGAACATGTGCGCGACAACCGTGCCGCGCTCGATTTCGTGTTGAGCGATGACGAGCGCGCGCAGCTTGACGCGTACTTCCGTCCGCCGCGCAGCAAGCGCGCGCTCGAGATGCTCTGA
- a CDS encoding HoxN/HupN/NixA family nickel/cobalt transporter, with protein MPPTPALRRLLVLYAGLIAANVAVWLWALAVLHDHPLLLGTAAIAYGLGLRHAVDADHIAAIDVATRKLMQDGQRPVSVGLFFSLGHSTIVIAATLGIALTAFALRDRFDAFREIGGTIGTAVSATFLLVLACVNLMILRDVWRRYRGAPEHAHGAAHVHRPAGLVSRLLRPLFRFVSKSWHMYPVGVLFGLGFDTATEIGLLAIAAAQASQGLPVYTVMLFPALFTAGMTLIDSTDNVLMIHAYGWAMDDPQRKLLYNASITFVSAAVALAIGGIEAAGLLADKLSLTGPVRDALDALDALGERFGSIGYGIVALFLVCWIASILFHRWQRAADAPAR; from the coding sequence ATGCCGCCCACCCCTGCCCTGCGCCGCCTGCTGGTCCTCTATGCCGGCCTGATCGCCGCGAACGTCGCCGTCTGGCTGTGGGCGCTCGCGGTATTGCACGACCATCCGCTGCTGCTTGGCACCGCGGCGATCGCGTACGGGCTCGGGCTGCGTCATGCGGTCGACGCCGATCACATCGCCGCAATCGACGTTGCGACGCGCAAGCTGATGCAGGATGGCCAGCGTCCGGTAAGCGTCGGGCTGTTCTTCTCGCTCGGCCATTCGACGATCGTGATCGCCGCGACGCTCGGCATCGCGCTGACCGCGTTCGCGCTGCGCGACCGGTTCGATGCGTTCCGCGAGATCGGCGGCACGATCGGAACGGCGGTGTCGGCGACCTTCCTGCTCGTACTCGCATGTGTGAACCTGATGATCCTGCGTGACGTATGGCGGCGCTATCGCGGCGCGCCGGAGCATGCGCACGGCGCCGCGCATGTGCACCGCCCGGCCGGACTCGTGTCGCGGCTGCTGCGCCCGCTGTTCCGGTTCGTGTCGAAGAGCTGGCACATGTATCCGGTCGGCGTGCTGTTCGGGCTAGGTTTCGATACTGCAACCGAAATCGGCCTGCTCGCGATTGCCGCCGCGCAGGCGAGCCAGGGGTTGCCGGTCTATACCGTCATGCTGTTTCCCGCCTTGTTCACGGCCGGCATGACGCTGATCGACTCGACCGACAACGTGCTGATGATTCATGCGTACGGCTGGGCGATGGACGATCCGCAGCGCAAACTGCTCTACAACGCGAGCATCACGTTCGTGTCGGCGGCCGTCGCGCTTGCGATCGGCGGGATCGAGGCGGCCGGCCTGCTCGCCGACAAGCTGTCGCTGACGGGCCCCGTGCGCGACGCGCTCGATGCGCTCGATGCGCTCGGCGAACGCTTCGGCTCGATCGGCTACGGCATCGTCGCGCTGTTCCTCGTCTGCTGGATCGCATCGATCCTGTTCCACCGCTGGCAGCGCGCGGCCGACGCACCGGCGCGCTGA
- the fusA gene encoding elongation factor G: MPRKTPIERYRNIGISAHIDAGKTTTTERILFYTGVSHKIGEVHDGAATMDWMEQEQERGITITSAATTAFWKGMAGNYPEHRINIIDTPGHVDFTIEVERSMRVLDGACMVYDSVGGVQPQSETVWRQANKYKVPRIAFVNKMDRVGADFFRVQRQIGERLKGIAVPIQIPVGAEDHFQGVVDLVKMKAIVWDDESQGVKFTYEEIPANLVELAHEWREKMIEAAAEASEELLEKYLHDHESLTEDEIKGALRKRTIANEIVPMLCGSAFKNKGVQAMLDAVIDYLPSPVDVPAILGHDFADPEKPAERHPSDDEPFSALAFKIMTDPFVGQLIFFRVYSGVVESGDTVLNATKDKKERLGRILQMHANERKEIKEVRAGDIAAAVGLKEATTGDTLCDPTKPIILEKMEFPEPVISQAVEPKTKADQEKMGLALNRLAQEDPSFRVQTDEESGQTIISGMGELHLEILVDRMKREFGVEATVGKPQVAYRETVRTTASDVEGKFVKQSGGRGQYGHAVITLEPNPGKGYEFLDEIKGGVIPREFIPAVDKGITETLKSGVLAGYPVVDVKVHLTFGSYHDVDSNENAFRMAGSMAFKEAMRRAKPVLLEPMMAVEVETPEDFMGNVMGDLSSRRGIVQGMEDIAGGGGKLVRAEVPLAEMFGYSTSLRSATQGRATYTMEFKHYAETPANVSEGVISAKTK; the protein is encoded by the coding sequence GTGCCCCGCAAAACCCCCATCGAGCGCTATCGCAATATCGGGATCAGCGCTCACATCGATGCCGGCAAAACCACGACGACCGAGCGCATCCTGTTTTACACCGGCGTGAGCCACAAGATCGGTGAAGTGCACGACGGCGCGGCCACGATGGACTGGATGGAGCAGGAGCAGGAACGCGGCATCACGATCACGTCGGCGGCGACCACGGCCTTCTGGAAGGGCATGGCCGGCAACTATCCGGAACACCGGATCAACATCATCGACACGCCCGGGCACGTCGACTTCACGATCGAGGTCGAGCGTTCGATGCGCGTGCTCGACGGCGCGTGCATGGTCTACGACTCGGTCGGCGGCGTGCAGCCGCAGTCGGAAACCGTGTGGCGCCAGGCGAACAAGTACAAGGTGCCGCGCATCGCGTTCGTCAACAAGATGGACCGCGTCGGCGCCGACTTCTTCCGCGTGCAGCGGCAGATCGGCGAGCGCCTGAAGGGCATCGCCGTGCCGATCCAGATTCCGGTCGGCGCGGAAGATCATTTCCAGGGTGTCGTCGATCTCGTGAAGATGAAGGCGATCGTCTGGGACGACGAAAGCCAGGGCGTGAAGTTCACGTACGAGGAGATCCCCGCGAATCTCGTCGAGCTCGCGCACGAATGGCGCGAGAAGATGATCGAGGCCGCGGCGGAAGCGAGCGAGGAACTGCTCGAGAAGTATCTGCACGACCATGAGTCGCTGACCGAGGACGAGATCAAGGGCGCGCTGCGCAAGCGCACGATCGCGAACGAGATCGTGCCGATGCTGTGCGGCAGCGCATTCAAGAACAAGGGCGTGCAGGCGATGCTCGACGCGGTGATCGACTACCTGCCGTCGCCGGTCGACGTGCCGGCGATCCTCGGCCACGACTTCGCCGATCCGGAAAAGCCGGCGGAACGTCATCCGAGCGACGACGAGCCGTTCTCGGCGCTCGCGTTCAAGATCATGACCGACCCGTTCGTCGGCCAGTTGATCTTCTTCCGTGTGTATTCGGGCGTCGTCGAATCCGGCGACACGGTGCTCAACGCGACGAAGGACAAGAAGGAACGGCTCGGCCGGATCCTGCAGATGCATGCGAACGAGCGCAAGGAAATCAAGGAAGTGCGCGCAGGCGACATCGCGGCGGCCGTCGGCCTGAAGGAAGCGACCACCGGCGACACGCTGTGCGACCCGACCAAGCCGATCATCCTCGAGAAGATGGAATTCCCGGAGCCGGTGATCTCGCAGGCCGTCGAGCCGAAGACGAAGGCCGACCAGGAAAAGATGGGCCTCGCGCTGAACCGCCTCGCGCAGGAAGACCCGTCGTTCCGCGTGCAGACCGACGAAGAGTCCGGCCAGACGATCATTTCGGGGATGGGCGAGCTGCACCTCGAAATCCTGGTCGACCGGATGAAGCGCGAATTCGGCGTCGAAGCGACGGTCGGCAAGCCGCAGGTCGCGTATCGCGAGACGGTGCGCACGACGGCGTCCGATGTCGAGGGCAAGTTCGTCAAGCAGTCGGGCGGCCGCGGCCAGTACGGCCATGCGGTGATCACGCTCGAGCCGAACCCGGGCAAGGGCTACGAGTTCCTCGACGAGATCAAGGGCGGCGTGATTCCGCGCGAATTCATCCCGGCCGTCGACAAGGGCATCACCGAAACGCTGAAGAGCGGCGTGCTCGCGGGCTACCCGGTCGTCGACGTGAAGGTGCACCTGACGTTCGGTTCGTACCACGACGTCGACTCGAACGAAAACGCGTTCCGGATGGCCGGCTCGATGGCGTTCAAGGAAGCGATGCGCCGTGCGAAGCCCGTGCTGCTCGAGCCGATGATGGCGGTCGAGGTCGAAACGCCCGAGGACTTCATGGGCAACGTGATGGGCGACCTGTCGAGCCGGCGCGGCATCGTGCAGGGGATGGAGGACATCGCGGGCGGCGGCGGCAAGCTCGTGCGCGCCGAGGTGCCGCTCGCGGAGATGTTCGGCTATTCGACGTCGCTGCGTTCGGCAACGCAGGGCCGCGCGACGTACACGATGGAGTTCAAGCACTACGCGGAAACGCCGGCCAACGTATCGGAAGGCGTGATCAGCGCGAAGACGAAGTAA
- a CDS encoding DUF192 domain-containing protein translates to MQFSLRSSLGRLARAAVFPAALAVLALGMQAASAQMPPGAKQPGEFPHVKLRAGMYVIDAAVAANDADREQGLMYRSQLAPNEGMLFVFNENAVHCFWMKNTLIPLSIAFIRADGTITDIDEMKAETTDNHCPRNNGVYALEMSKGWFAAKGIKPGMKLDGLPKAQ, encoded by the coding sequence GTGCAATTCTCCCTGCGCTCGTCGCTCGGCCGCCTTGCGCGCGCCGCCGTGTTTCCCGCCGCGCTCGCCGTCCTCGCGCTCGGCATGCAGGCCGCCAGCGCGCAGATGCCGCCCGGCGCCAAGCAGCCGGGCGAGTTCCCGCACGTGAAGCTGCGCGCCGGCATGTACGTGATCGACGCGGCTGTCGCCGCGAACGACGCCGACCGCGAACAGGGGCTGATGTACCGTTCGCAGCTCGCGCCGAACGAAGGCATGCTGTTCGTCTTCAACGAGAATGCCGTGCATTGCTTCTGGATGAAGAACACGCTGATCCCGCTGTCGATCGCGTTCATCCGCGCGGACGGCACGATCACCGACATCGACGAGATGAAGGCAGAGACGACCGACAACCACTGCCCGCGCAACAACGGCGTCTATGCGCTCGAAATGAGCAAGGGCTGGTTCGCGGCGAAGGGCATCAAGCCCGGCATGAAGCTCGACGGCCTGCCGAAGGCCCAGTAA
- a CDS encoding pseudouridine synthase → MNLIALNKPFGTICQFSAHETRPSLGDWVKTPGVYAAGRLDADSEGLLLLTDDGALQARIAEPRHKLVKRYWAQVEGAPGPADLKALARGVDLGDYVTRPCRAEFIEPPDTLWPRNPPIRYRAAIPTTWIELAITEGKNRQVRRMTAAVGFPTLRLVRVGIGALDIFALGIAPGETIALPPRAPWDGFAPAG, encoded by the coding sequence ATGAACCTGATCGCCCTCAACAAGCCGTTCGGCACGATTTGCCAGTTTTCCGCGCACGAGACGCGACCGTCGCTCGGCGACTGGGTAAAAACGCCCGGTGTCTATGCGGCCGGCCGGCTGGACGCGGACAGCGAGGGCCTGCTGCTGCTGACCGACGACGGCGCGCTGCAGGCGCGCATCGCGGAGCCGCGCCACAAGCTCGTCAAGCGCTACTGGGCGCAAGTCGAGGGCGCGCCGGGCCCGGCCGACCTGAAGGCGCTCGCACGCGGCGTCGATCTCGGCGACTACGTGACGCGCCCGTGCCGCGCCGAGTTCATCGAGCCGCCCGACACGCTGTGGCCGCGCAATCCGCCGATCCGCTACCGCGCAGCGATCCCGACCACGTGGATCGAGCTCGCGATCACCGAAGGCAAGAATCGGCAGGTACGCCGGATGACGGCGGCCGTCGGCTTCCCGACGTTGCGTCTGGTGCGCGTCGGCATCGGTGCGCTCGACATATTCGCGCTCGGCATTGCGCCAGGCGAAACAATCGCGCTACCGCCACGCGCGCCGTGGGACGGTTTCGCGCCCGCCGGATGA
- the icd gene encoding NADP-dependent isocitrate dehydrogenase, giving the protein MPYQHIKVPEGGDKITVNKDFSLNVSDQPIIPYIEGDGTGFDITPVMIKVVDAAVAHAYKGKRKIHWMEIFAGEKATKVYGPDVWLPDETLQVLKEYVVSIKGPLTTPVGGGIRSLNVALRQELDLYVCLRPVQYFKGVPSPVREPQKIDMVIFRENSEDIYAGIEWAAGSEQAKKVIKFLQDEMGVKKIRFPETSGIGVKPVSTEGTERLVRKAIQYAIDNDRKSVTLVHKGNIMKFTEGLFRDAGYALAQKEFGGELIDGGPWMRVKNPKTGNEIVIKDSIADAFLQQILLRPAEYDVIATLNLNGDYISDALAAQVGGIGIAPGANLSDSVAMFEATHGTAPKYAGKDYVNPGSEILSAEMMLRHLGWTEAADTIIAAMEKSILQKRVTYDFARLMEGATQVSCSGFGEVLIENM; this is encoded by the coding sequence ATGCCGTATCAGCACATCAAGGTTCCGGAAGGCGGTGACAAGATCACCGTCAACAAGGACTTCTCGCTCAACGTTTCCGATCAGCCGATCATTCCCTATATCGAAGGCGACGGTACGGGCTTCGATATCACGCCGGTCATGATCAAGGTCGTCGACGCGGCGGTCGCGCATGCCTACAAGGGCAAGCGCAAGATCCACTGGATGGAGATTTTCGCGGGCGAGAAGGCGACGAAGGTGTACGGTCCGGACGTGTGGCTCCCGGACGAAACGCTGCAGGTGTTGAAGGAATACGTGGTGTCGATCAAGGGGCCGCTCACGACCCCGGTCGGTGGCGGCATCCGTTCGCTGAACGTCGCGCTGCGCCAGGAACTCGACCTGTACGTGTGCCTGCGCCCGGTCCAGTACTTCAAGGGCGTGCCGTCGCCGGTGCGCGAGCCGCAAAAGATCGACATGGTGATCTTCCGCGAGAACTCGGAAGACATCTACGCGGGCATCGAATGGGCCGCGGGCTCCGAGCAGGCGAAGAAGGTGATCAAGTTCCTGCAGGACGAGATGGGCGTGAAGAAGATCCGCTTCCCGGAAACCTCGGGGATCGGCGTCAAGCCCGTGTCGACCGAAGGCACCGAGCGTCTCGTGCGCAAGGCGATCCAGTACGCGATCGACAACGATCGCAAGTCGGTCACGCTGGTGCACAAGGGCAACATCATGAAGTTCACGGAAGGCCTGTTCCGTGACGCCGGCTACGCGCTGGCCCAGAAGGAATTCGGCGGCGAGCTGATCGACGGCGGCCCGTGGATGCGCGTGAAGAACCCGAAGACGGGCAACGAGATCGTGATCAAGGATTCGATCGCCGACGCGTTCCTGCAGCAGATCCTGCTGCGCCCGGCCGAATACGACGTGATCGCGACGCTGAACCTGAACGGCGACTACATCTCCGACGCACTGGCCGCGCAGGTCGGCGGCATCGGGATCGCGCCGGGCGCGAACCTGTCGGATTCGGTCGCGATGTTCGAGGCGACGCACGGCACCGCGCCGAAGTACGCGGGCAAGGATTACGTGAACCCCGGTTCCGAGATCCTGTCGGCGGAAATGATGCTGCGCCATCTCGGCTGGACGGAAGCGGCCGACACGATCATCGCCGCGATGGAGAAGTCGATCCTGCAGAAGCGCGTCACGTACGACTTCGCGCGTCTGATGGAAGGCGCGACGCAGGTGTCGTGCTCGGGCTTCGGCGAAGTGCTGATCGAGAATATGTAA
- a CDS encoding NADP-dependent isocitrate dehydrogenase, giving the protein MSTSPKIIYTLTDEAPALATYSLLPIVKAFTRSSGVAVETRDISLAGRIVAAFADVLPPEQKGSDDLAELGQLTLKPEANIIKLPNISASVPQLKAAIAELQAQGYKLPAYPEDPSTDEEKAVKARYDKIKGSAVNPVLREGNSDRRAPLSVKNYARKHPHKMGAWQATSKAHVAHMSEGDFYGSEKSALIADAGSVKIELTTADGAKKVLKEQTAVKAGEVIDASVMSRNALRSFIEAQIADATAQDVLFSVHLKATMMKVSDPILFGHFVSVFYGDALAKHADVLAQAGFNPNNGIGDLYARLKDLPADTREAIEADIKAEYAVRPRLAMVNSDKGITNLHVPSDVIVDASMPAMIRESGCMWGPDGALYDAKAVIPDRCYAGVYQAVIEDCKQHGAFDPVTMGSVPNVGLMAQAAEEYGSHDKTFQIPADGVVRVTDEAGNVLLEHAVESGDIWRMCQTKDAPVQDWVKLAVNRARATGAPAVFWLDPARAHDAQIIAKVERYLKDHDTNGLDIRIMTPEDATRFSLERIRAGKDTISVTGNVLRDYLTDLFPIMELGTSAKMLSIVPLMAGGGMFETGAGGSAPKHVQQFVEEGFLRWDSLGEFLALAASLEHLGHAYQNPKAVVLAKTLDQATGKFLDENKSPARKVGGLDNRGSHFYLCLYWAQALAEQTEDAALKAQFEGVAKALSDSEARILEELAAAQGKPQAIGGYYRPDVDLTSRAMRPSATLNGIVDAVA; this is encoded by the coding sequence ATGTCCACTTCGCCCAAGATCATCTACACCCTCACCGACGAGGCGCCCGCGCTCGCGACCTATTCGCTGCTGCCGATCGTCAAGGCCTTCACGCGCTCGTCCGGCGTCGCCGTCGAAACGCGCGACATCTCGCTCGCCGGCCGCATCGTCGCGGCATTCGCAGACGTCCTGCCGCCGGAGCAGAAGGGTTCCGACGATCTGGCCGAGCTGGGCCAGCTCACGCTGAAGCCGGAAGCGAACATCATCAAGCTGCCGAACATCAGCGCGTCGGTGCCGCAGCTCAAGGCCGCGATCGCCGAACTGCAGGCGCAGGGCTACAAGCTGCCGGCCTATCCGGAAGATCCGTCGACGGACGAAGAGAAGGCCGTCAAGGCCCGCTACGACAAGATCAAGGGCAGCGCGGTGAACCCGGTGCTGCGCGAAGGCAACTCCGACCGCCGCGCGCCGCTGTCGGTCAAGAACTACGCACGCAAGCATCCGCACAAGATGGGCGCATGGCAGGCCACGTCGAAGGCGCACGTCGCGCACATGAGCGAAGGCGACTTCTACGGCAGCGAGAAGTCGGCGCTGATCGCCGATGCCGGCAGCGTGAAGATCGAACTCACGACGGCCGACGGCGCGAAGAAGGTCCTGAAGGAACAGACGGCCGTGAAGGCCGGTGAAGTCATCGACGCATCGGTGATGAGCCGCAACGCGCTGCGCAGCTTCATCGAAGCGCAGATCGCCGACGCGACGGCGCAGGACGTGCTGTTCTCGGTGCACCTGAAGGCGACCATGATGAAGGTCTCCGATCCGATCCTGTTCGGCCATTTCGTGTCGGTGTTCTACGGCGACGCGCTCGCGAAGCACGCGGACGTGCTCGCGCAGGCCGGCTTCAACCCGAACAACGGGATCGGCGACCTGTACGCGCGCCTGAAGGACCTGCCGGCCGACACGCGCGAAGCGATCGAAGCCGACATCAAGGCCGAATACGCCGTGCGCCCGCGCCTCGCGATGGTCAACTCGGACAAGGGCATCACGAACCTGCACGTGCCGAGCGACGTGATCGTCGACGCGTCGATGCCGGCGATGATCCGCGAATCGGGCTGCATGTGGGGCCCGGACGGCGCGCTGTACGACGCGAAGGCCGTGATTCCGGATCGCTGCTACGCGGGCGTCTACCAGGCCGTGATCGAGGACTGCAAGCAGCACGGCGCATTCGATCCGGTCACGATGGGCAGCGTGCCGAACGTCGGCCTGATGGCGCAGGCGGCCGAAGAATACGGTTCGCACGACAAGACGTTCCAGATCCCGGCGGACGGCGTCGTGCGCGTCACCGATGAAGCCGGCAACGTGCTGCTCGAGCACGCGGTCGAGTCGGGCGACATCTGGCGCATGTGCCAGACGAAGGACGCGCCGGTGCAGGACTGGGTCAAGCTCGCGGTGAACCGCGCCCGCGCGACCGGCGCACCGGCCGTGTTCTGGCTCGATCCGGCGCGCGCGCACGATGCGCAGATCATCGCGAAGGTCGAACGCTACCTGAAGGATCACGACACGAACGGCCTCGACATCCGCATCATGACGCCGGAAGACGCGACCCGCTTCTCGCTCGAGCGCATCCGCGCGGGCAAGGACACGATCTCGGTCACCGGCAACGTGCTGCGCGACTACCTGACCGACCTGTTCCCGATCATGGAACTCGGCACCAGCGCGAAGATGCTGTCGATCGTGCCGCTGATGGCCGGCGGCGGGATGTTCGAAACGGGTGCGGGCGGTTCCGCGCCGAAGCACGTGCAGCAGTTCGTCGAGGAAGGCTTCCTGCGCTGGGATTCGCTTGGCGAATTCCTCGCGCTGGCTGCATCGCTCGAACACCTCGGCCACGCGTACCAGAACCCGAAGGCAGTCGTGCTCGCAAAGACGCTCGACCAGGCGACCGGCAAGTTCCTGGACGAGAACAAGTCGCCGGCGCGCAAGGTCGGCGGCCTCGACAACCGCGGCAGCCACTTCTACCTGTGCCTGTACTGGGCGCAGGCACTCGCCGAGCAGACCGAGGACGCCGCGCTGAAGGCGCAGTTCGAAGGCGTGGCGAAGGCGCTGTCCGACAGCGAAGCGCGCATCCTGGAGGAACTGGCGGCTGCGCAGGGCAAGCCGCAGGCCATCGGCGGCTACTACCGTCCGGACGTCGACCTGACGAGCCGGGCGATGCGCCCGAGCGCGACGCTGAACGGCATCGTCGACGCGGTCGCCTGA